In a genomic window of Aeromicrobium panaciterrae:
- a CDS encoding NYN domain-containing protein — translation MATRNVAVFIDAENLFKGYGKLDIPDVSMDDILDQLEKAASREAGSGSIALSRAYADWGRIGLEDYRRDVVRSGVETVQVFSVGKAEKNAADIVLVVDCLRAAADLDQLEVFILVSADGDFVPLVRRLHELNKYVIGATLANHPVNSVLEKEVDQYVALKVKKAPPAAALQPVFSGDAAKPTKKAAPTKKAEPAKKAEPAKKTAPAKVPAEKPKVEAAPAKKVAPVAAKSSGKVNWHDMAQEIAVVHKGPAKSPEDYKAIIKKVLNDSKVRSFCDKLANQGGTLPILAMALKAAAPKLSPSDAKVSSLSRALRFALADTQYALARESDDVQPVLVRRQSNPAGMLSDLSLDDIARGVQ, via the coding sequence GTGGCCACTCGAAACGTCGCGGTCTTCATCGACGCCGAGAATCTCTTCAAGGGCTACGGCAAGCTCGACATCCCTGACGTGTCGATGGATGACATCCTCGACCAGCTCGAGAAGGCGGCGTCGCGCGAAGCCGGCTCCGGCAGCATCGCGCTCTCGCGGGCATACGCCGACTGGGGGCGGATCGGTCTGGAGGACTACCGCCGCGACGTGGTGCGCAGCGGGGTCGAGACCGTGCAGGTGTTCTCGGTCGGCAAGGCAGAAAAGAATGCGGCCGACATCGTCCTGGTCGTCGACTGTCTACGAGCAGCCGCTGACCTGGACCAGCTCGAGGTCTTCATCCTCGTTTCTGCTGACGGAGACTTCGTGCCGTTGGTCCGACGCCTCCACGAGCTCAACAAGTACGTCATCGGCGCGACCCTCGCCAACCACCCGGTCAACTCCGTGCTGGAGAAGGAAGTCGACCAGTACGTCGCACTCAAGGTGAAGAAGGCGCCACCGGCCGCAGCCTTGCAGCCGGTGTTCTCAGGCGATGCAGCTAAGCCGACCAAGAAGGCTGCTCCGACCAAGAAGGCTGAGCCGGCCAAGAAGGCTGAGCCGGCCAAGAAGACTGCGCCAGCGAAGGTGCCTGCCGAGAAGCCGAAGGTTGAGGCTGCGCCAGCGAAGAAGGTCGCACCGGTTGCAGCCAAGTCATCGGGCAAGGTCAATTGGCACGACATGGCTCAGGAGATCGCCGTCGTCCACAAGGGTCCAGCCAAATCGCCTGAGGACTACAAGGCGATCATCAAGAAGGTGCTGAACGACTCGAAGGTTCGCAGCTTCTGCGACAAGCTCGCCAACCAGGGCGGCACCCTCCCGATCCTCGCGATGGCGCTCAAGGCAGCTGCACCCAAACTGAGCCCGTCGGACGCCAAGGTCAGTTCGCTGTCCCGTGCTCTGCGGTTCGCTCTCGCCGATACCCAGTACGCCTTGGCGCGTGAGAGTGACGACGTACAGCCGGTCCTCGTCCGACGCCAGAGCAACCCCGCTGGCATGCTGTCCGACCTCTCGCTTGATGACATCGCTCGAGGCGTTCAGTAG
- a CDS encoding ABC transporter substrate-binding protein translates to MKRLPAAIAALALLTLAACGSSDDSESGPWTFTDDLGTKISLDSAPERLLVQSSMAAALTDLGLGDEIVGTFGPLKNAAGEPDSQVAGLDIDDVTDVTAAGEYGSIDLEKAATLKPDLVVTSAYLDDDLWYINDATAKDLKKLAPIAVVSFDGKTLPELLDGTERAATALGADLDDDDVTEAHDEFDAAAKRVEAAGAALGDRKILAGSPSKELFYVSNPAVSPDLSYWREELNLPLVVPSNPDPGGYFESLSWEKADKYDGDVFLYDDRTGEAGLKLLDDQPVFQTLAAAKNKAYIPWTSVAPPSYQAYADLMNRLADDLAKVS, encoded by the coding sequence ATGAAACGACTCCCAGCGGCCATCGCCGCACTAGCCCTCCTGACCCTTGCCGCCTGCGGCTCCTCCGACGACAGCGAGTCCGGACCATGGACGTTCACCGACGACCTCGGCACCAAGATCTCGCTCGACTCTGCGCCCGAGCGACTCCTCGTACAGTCCTCGATGGCGGCAGCCCTGACCGACCTTGGACTTGGCGACGAGATTGTCGGAACGTTCGGTCCGCTCAAGAACGCAGCCGGCGAGCCCGACTCGCAGGTCGCCGGCCTCGACATCGATGACGTCACGGATGTCACCGCTGCGGGTGAGTACGGCTCGATCGACCTGGAGAAGGCGGCAACTCTCAAGCCCGATCTGGTCGTCACCAGCGCCTACCTCGACGACGACCTCTGGTACATCAACGACGCGACCGCCAAAGACCTGAAGAAGCTCGCGCCCATCGCGGTTGTCAGCTTCGATGGCAAGACGCTGCCAGAGCTGCTCGACGGTACGGAGCGGGCTGCCACGGCGCTTGGCGCCGACCTCGATGACGACGATGTCACCGAAGCGCACGACGAGTTCGATGCAGCGGCCAAGCGCGTTGAGGCTGCCGGTGCCGCACTCGGTGACCGCAAGATCCTCGCGGGATCCCCGTCCAAGGAACTCTTCTACGTGTCGAACCCGGCAGTCAGCCCGGACCTGAGCTACTGGCGCGAAGAACTGAACCTGCCACTCGTCGTACCGTCCAACCCTGACCCGGGCGGATACTTCGAGAGCCTGAGCTGGGAGAAGGCCGACAAGTACGACGGCGACGTCTTCCTGTACGACGACCGCACCGGCGAGGCTGGGCTGAAGTTGCTCGACGATCAGCCGGTGTTCCAGACGCTCGCAGCGGCCAAGAACAAGGCGTACATCCCGTGGACGTCGGTCGCACCGCCGAGCTACCAGGCGTACGCCGACCTGATGAACCGACTGGCCGACGACCTCGCCAAGGTCAGCTGA
- the guaB gene encoding IMP dehydrogenase produces the protein MEQTGIPDKFAALGLTYDDVLLLPGLSDLNPSEIDTTARLTRGISLKVPLISAAMDTVTESRMAIAMAREGGIGVLHRNLSLDDQAYQVDLVKRTQTGIISNPVTIGPDATLEDLDRICGEYRVSGLPVVDTDNRLLGIITNRDLRFTPVAEWSSTKVDEVMTPMPLITGHEGISREDATLLLRKHKRERLPLVDDSGRLVGLITVKDFVKSEQFPHASKDADGRLMVGAAIGYFGDAWQRATTLIEAGVDVLVADTAHGHVRMLLEIVERLKTDPATKHVQVIGGNVATREGAQAFVDAGADAVKVGFGPGSICTTRVVTGCGVPQITAVYEASLACKPAGVPVIADGGLQQSGDIAKALVAGADTVMIGSMLAGVEESPGEVVFVNGKQFKAYRGMGSLGAMSSRGKKSYSKDRYFQAEVTSDDKIVPEGVEGQVAFRGPLSAVAHQLIGGLNQSMFYVGARTIPELQEKGRFVRITSASLKESHPHDIQMTAEAPNYSSR, from the coding sequence ATGGAGCAGACGGGCATCCCTGACAAGTTCGCCGCCCTTGGGCTGACGTACGACGACGTGCTGCTGCTGCCCGGTCTGTCGGATCTGAACCCCTCCGAGATCGACACCACGGCACGCCTGACCCGAGGCATCAGCCTCAAGGTCCCGCTGATCAGCGCCGCGATGGACACGGTTACCGAGTCCCGCATGGCTATCGCGATGGCCCGCGAGGGTGGCATCGGCGTGCTGCACCGCAACCTCTCGCTCGACGATCAGGCCTATCAGGTCGATCTGGTCAAGCGGACCCAGACAGGCATCATCTCCAACCCCGTGACGATCGGGCCGGACGCGACGCTCGAGGATCTCGACCGCATCTGTGGCGAATACCGAGTCTCTGGACTCCCGGTCGTCGACACCGACAACCGTCTCCTCGGCATCATCACCAACCGCGACCTGCGTTTCACGCCCGTAGCCGAATGGTCGTCGACCAAGGTCGACGAAGTCATGACGCCGATGCCTCTGATCACCGGCCACGAAGGCATCTCTCGCGAGGACGCCACGCTCCTGCTGCGCAAGCACAAGCGTGAGCGCCTGCCGCTGGTCGACGACTCGGGCCGCCTTGTCGGACTCATCACGGTCAAGGACTTCGTGAAGTCCGAGCAGTTCCCGCACGCGTCCAAGGACGCTGATGGCCGCCTCATGGTCGGTGCAGCGATCGGCTACTTCGGCGATGCCTGGCAGCGTGCGACGACCCTCATCGAAGCTGGCGTCGACGTTCTGGTTGCGGACACTGCCCACGGCCACGTACGCATGCTGCTCGAGATCGTCGAGCGGCTCAAGACCGATCCCGCGACCAAGCACGTACAGGTCATCGGGGGCAACGTCGCCACCCGCGAGGGCGCACAGGCGTTCGTCGATGCTGGCGCAGATGCGGTCAAGGTCGGCTTCGGTCCTGGCTCGATCTGCACGACTCGCGTCGTGACTGGATGTGGCGTACCCCAGATCACTGCCGTCTACGAAGCTTCGCTGGCCTGCAAGCCCGCCGGCGTTCCGGTGATCGCCGACGGCGGTCTGCAGCAGTCAGGTGACATCGCCAAGGCGCTCGTCGCTGGCGCCGACACCGTGATGATCGGATCGATGCTCGCAGGCGTCGAGGAGTCTCCCGGCGAGGTCGTCTTCGTCAACGGCAAGCAGTTCAAGGCCTACCGCGGCATGGGTTCGCTAGGCGCAATGAGCAGCCGCGGCAAGAAGTCCTACTCCAAGGACCGCTACTTCCAGGCTGAAGTCACCAGCGACGACAAGATCGTTCCCGAGGGCGTCGAAGGTCAGGTCGCGTTCCGTGGACCGCTCTCGGCGGTCGCGCACCAGTTGATCGGTGGCCTCAACCAGTCGATGTTCTACGTCGGCGCTCGTACGATCCCCGAGCTGCAGGAGAAGGGCCGCTTCGTACGCATCACGTCGGCGTCGCTCAAGGAGAGCCACCCGCACGACATCCAGATGACCGCAGAAGCTCCCAACTACAGCTCGCGCTGA